A region of the Brachyhypopomus gauderio isolate BG-103 chromosome 11, BGAUD_0.2, whole genome shotgun sequence genome:
AACACATTGTACAATTTGACAAAATATTAGGACAAAAACAGCTTGAAACAGAATACCATGTGCAGGAACAGTGGTACACAGCCGCTCTATGTCAGCCGTAGGTGGAGGCTACGACCACCACGGAGTTGGGCTCTAGCTCACTGTCGGTAGCAAGGCAAAGACAAACGACCAGGCTCCGAGGCatctgtgtgtgcaggctaaAATTAAATAACCTCTGCTGTTAATTAGCATCTCTTAATTACCTGCATCAGCCTCTCACTGTGGGCGCCAGGTTGCCAGGGCACTGTTCCCTGGCATGGCAGGGGGACGGCGGTAGCGCTAACAGCCCGCAATCCTCTGTTCTCATCCCTGAAGCACAGACGGCATCGGCGTCACCAGATTACGAGCTCATTTTTGCCAATTATGATTCATTGTTGATGTTTCAAAGGTTTTCAGTCCCACTGCAAACAGTGCAAAATGCAAGCCGAGGCACCTTCTCAAAGCACGAAACGAGAGTTAAGACTGTGATGGTGGAAGGCAAACAAAATTTTGCTTGTTTTGTGAATCACTTTGTGATTCGCAGGCAAGAAATAATTCCAATAAATAATCCAGGAAACATCAAGTGATGATGCTCACCCACTTTATTGAAGTCACTATTTATTCACCCTGTAGGTGATGGTGCATAGATTCGATGATTTGCCATGTATAAATCGGCCCTCCTCTAGCTCTTCACCAGTGGTCATTTTCAGACAACAGAGCTTCTGCATGAATGGATCGTTTTGGGTGACAGACCCAGCAACCCAGCAGTGCCACTGACGCATGAAAACCCCAACAACACTGTTGTGCTTGTTACACCTGTACAAACACAACACCCACTAGCAGGCCTGCaccatgtcagtgtcactgctgttggGAGCATTCCTCTGCCAAAGAAATACACAGTGGTGCTGTGGTGAGAAACTGACCACTTGCAGACCGGGCAGCAAGCAATATGAGATCCCAGATCCCATAGCTCACCAGGTAGAGCTGCTAGTGCTCGGTTCTAGCAATATTAAAGTTTAGTCCCCAGGGACCTGTGTACTGTGACACAGATGAACATGTAAGTCCCTCTGGATAGGGACtaagtgtctgccaaatgctgaaATAGTAAATGTGTTGTATACAGATGTCCTGCAGTACAATTGTACATCAATGAAATGTGCCTGAAAGAGGTGTGAACAGAGTTGTGTGTAAGAGGTGTGAATCTAACGCAGTTTCTGGTGAAAGGAAGGTATTGCCAAAGAAGTGGGCAGTGAATTAatataacaataaataaatatgcagatgaaccttttttttaaagaaaatgcCTTCACACTTCTCTGTGATGAATGTTAGGTAACAGTTGCCCTCAGTGTAGTCTCACTGTCAAGACTCTTTGAAGACATTAAGAAAGACATGGCACCCACTCAGAGGGCTTGAGGCTAACATTTATGCTTTTTTATTCTCTGCTCTTCAGAGAAACCTCTGAAAGACGGCGAGGACGTGGGGGAGCTTTCTGTCTTGGCCTCTCCTTTGTTCTCACGCTGGGGTCACGACCTGGGCCCGGAAAGCCGCCGCGCAGCGCTGCAGAAGTTCCAGTACTACGGTTATAACGGCTACCTCAGCGACCGGCTCTCCCTGGACAGGACCATTCCTGACCTTAGACCAGACGGGTAAATGACTCATAGAACCTGTGCTGCTGTTTCTCACTTCTCTCACATCTTTTACCAACCTGATCCTGGAAATCACACGCTTCGCCTCCACCTCTGTTCCTCTCCCTGTATTACTCTCTTACTCTTTGTAttgctctctatctctctctctctctctctctctctctctctctctctctctctctctctctctctctctctctctctctctctgtcatatcATATCGTTTATCTGGCATCTTTCCTTATAATGACTTACAGATGCCAGTAACCTTGAAGCAGCTTGGCACTTATGCAGGGTGTCGGTGTTATCAGCAGCATTATCAGCTGGAACTAGCCGCCATGTCCAGCTGGAACCAGCCCCTGTGTCCAGCTGGTGCCCAGCCAGCACTCCCTCCCCAACTGCACGGCCACACTCCCACCCCGACCGCACGGACACCGCTGCCTCTCTAGTCCTACGCCCTTCTCTCTCTGGCCCATTTGTATTCAGTCTTCTCCAACACGGCAAGCAAATTGTCATTTTCCATCAGGCCAGCAGAGAGCTGGAAGATGGGCCATATCAGAGGCTTCCGAAACAGCCTCCAGCTGACTCAGAGCAGGCCAAGTGATGAGGAAACCTCTTCTCTGATTTCATTATATCCTTCTACCCTCCCCCCAGGTGCAGAAACATCTCCTACCCCATTGACCTTCCCCAAGTCAGCATTGTCTTCATCTTCGTCAACGAGGCCTTGTCCGTCATCCTCCGCTCTGTTCGCTCAGCCATGCGGACGACTCCCTCCCATCTTCTGAAAGAGATCGTATTGGTGGACGACAGCAGCGACAGCGGTACAGCCCCACCCCCTTTCACATGACCCCCCCTTCCCAGGGACACGAGATGTGGCAATATATGTGCGGTCACACTCAGCCCTTATTACAATGCTAGGGTGGTACCTGTTTGTCTGACAAGTGCAGCGTCGTGTGCATTATTAGGACGGACACGTGTCCTCCCTGTGACTTGCGACGGGATATTCTTGTGACAGAAGGAAGACTGCGGATAGACAAGGCGTCGTGTTGTCTGCATAGCAAATCAGGTTACACATGCATATTAGCATCCCCCACTCGATCCTGCATTTGCTCACGTTGTGTCTAGCTGCTAGGGATTTTGCTGCCGATGCTCATCAAGCCCCCCAGTGTTTCATTACGTAGCGAGCAGGACACAGGATGGATTATGGAGCTGCTGTCCAGCATTAGTGTAAATGATGAGCAGGCGTCCTGTGCTGTCAGAACCAGCATTCGATTTTTAGATGTAgtaggtttagtgaatgttaaAGCGCagaaggaggtgggggtgatAGAGAGTGGATCAACTCTCGACAAGTTGAGGCTCAggccagtctgtctgtctgtctctgtctgtcggTAGGACCACGTCTGTGCTCCTCAGCATGGCGATGTCCGCACATGTAATAAACAGCAGGAGCGGTCCGGCGGGCAGATGGGAGAGGAGCAGTCATGGGCCTTCACCCAGATTCCAATAAAGGGGCACTGACTTGGCCAAATGGCAGTGAGTGATGGAGCTTCTGCTGGAGTAAACAGTCCTCGAGAGAGGAGATCGCAGAAGaatttatattaaaaatgtaataaaagcgGTCAAGCCAATTCCCATCACCCCATCAGTTTTCATAAGCATTCAAATGGCAGATTTCAGTAGGACGCATGTGTGAATTTCCATGAAGCCTCTGGTGCGATGTGAACATATGTGCATGAAGGGTCAACATCTTGGCTCTCTCCAGTCTGTGTGGAACTCTCTTCCGTTTCCCTGTAAATATGCTCTGCATTTTCTCTCCTtctttatctttctctctttctcttcttctcccAGATGAGCTAAGGGAAAACTTGCAGAGGTTTGTTGATGAAACGAACCAGCGTCATCCCGACTTCATTAAGGTGGTGCGTCATGCCAAACGGGAGGGTCTGATCCGCGCCCGCATCAGTGGGTGGAGGGCTGCCACTGCTCCTGTGGTGGCCCTGTTTGATGCCCATGTGGAGTTTAACGTGGGCTGGTGAGTACCAGCATACTATGTGCATTTACACTTCAACAGAGAGAACTTCACTGCTTCGTGCCAGCTGCTTTCTAGCACTAAGGCTAAAGGTTCTCCTTGAAGAACACTGTAACTGTCTGTTGGTGTGCCGGGAAAAGCGTGCAACTCAGTAACCCATTTCAGTGCTTCCGATCTGTAAATATTATTGTGAGTATTGTTTTTCTCAAACCAAACTGATGATCGTGTGGTGCCGTCTGTATTTACGCAATATGGAATCGCTTGATTGCAGTCAATTGCAACAACTGTCCATGTCCACTGAAAGCGGACTCTGTTGGAGCATAACAAACCGAGATAGCTTTCACCACAGTGCTATGGAGAGACTGAGGCTACTCCATCTCATGTTAGCACCAAAGGTTGCTTTGACATGTCTTGGGATTAATGACTGAATCCTAGCTGTCATCCCTCCTAAAGAGTTAATGTGCTTGTTAATTATATTCTCCTCCACCTGTCATTGAGATGCCTCTAAAAACCTCTCAAGCATCTGGCTAGGTTCCAGACCACTTGTGAGCTGGTCGTGAGGGGTGCAGATGTTCTGACTGAACTGAAATCACAAATGCCATGTAGTGCAGTCaagaccctgattactttagcACTTTCACTTTTTGAAAGAAACTTTATTATTCATGTCACCTTATTTTAAAATGGCACACAGCTATATATTAAAAATCGTTTAACATCAGGCTGTCGCTCCTGTCACACCTGCGTTAGCCCGTGTATCACATGTTCCTCGTAAGACTTTGATTCCTAGAGAATACGTGTACTGTTATGCTTATAAATATTTCAGCTCCTCTCGGTAAGAACTTCTGCCCAGTGCTGTAGATGCATGTGTGCTTTGTGGGGATAGAACCCATGACCTCAGCCTTGCAAACGTCTCCCCCAGCAggcgtgtgtgtacacactgtgtgtggatgtgttggtgTTCCACAGGGCAGAGCCCATCCTTTACAGGATCCAGGAGGACCGCACACGAATCATCTCCCCTTCCTTCGACAACATCAAATACGACACGTTCGAAGTGGAGGAGTATCCTCTGTCAGCACAGGGCTTTGACTGGGAGCTGTGGTGTCGTTACCTGAACCCGCCCCGGACCTGGTGGACACAGAAGAGCCACACCGCGCCCATCCGGTGGGAGCAACAGTGCGGTCTGATCTGAATGAGAAAGCCCAGTCTAATGCAGCAAACACACTGCAACAGAACCTCAGATGATATATGGTACTGGGAACAGGATGCCTTGAAGGATGTTAACTTACATAGCAATAGTACAGTTTCACTAAATAGGTCTAGCTGAAAGAAAAAATAGAAGCCAGAAATAGGATCAGTATGTTGACCTGCAGGGTGCTGGTAAGATAGTTAATCTCTTAATAAAAAACTTCAAATTCATTTGTTATTCATGTTTCACCCTTTTCATCATTTTACACAAATATCAATTAGAATATTTTATAAAAgagtttttcactattatcgTGTTGTTTAGAGATAAATACACTGTCAGTACCAGTGTGAGCTCCTGCCAGTTTGAAGACTTTGCTCTTTTTGGTGATATTTTGATGAGAAAGGCAGCATTTTTCTGAAGGACACGTTTAGACTTGCTGATAATAGCTTTGCTTTACAATGAGACTAAAGATGACAGTCTGGACTTTATGTTGCCTCTGTGCATGATTAATGAAGTCAGTCCTGAGCTCTTCCCGTGGTGTTATTTAAAGATGTCTCTCTGAGCACATAGCAGCCTTCCCCTGACGTTCATCAGAGCAAAAGCTGACGAGTCATTGTCCTCTTCTCTTCCTGGACTTCACAGGAGTCCGGCCCTGATTGGCTGTTTTGTTGTGGAGCGGAAGTTCTTTGAGGAGATTGGTCTGCTGGATGAAGGCATGGAGGTCTACGGAGGAGAGAACGTGGAGCTGGGAATCCGGGTGAGAGACGTCTGCCACAGGCGGGACGCTGACGGACCTGTAGTTGTGCAGAGATCCTGGGTCTTGCTGATGCTTTGATAGGGTGTAATACTAATGCATCTAGGTGGGCCGTTCTGCAGTGCTGTTTGATTTAGCAGCAGAGAAGGGGAGATTGGTACATCTGCTACAGTACAGGAATAagagcaaggtgtgtgtgtgcacgtgtgcatgtgcttgtgtgtgcgtgtgtttgtttttgaatgTAAAAGTGAATTAGTATTAAAGCTGGTCATGGTGTTCTGATCACTTTAGTTTAGAAAGTAGATCTACCTCTCTGCCCCTCATCTGATAAGTCCCATATAGAAGCTTCTGCTCTTGATTATGAGATTTCATGtaaaaatttgtttgtttgttttctctccACAATAACTTCTTACATATGAAGTCAGATGCACAATTTTGAATATTTTGCTTTCTTTGTTGTCAAAGATGTTGTTTTGTCACAAGAAAGGCACATTTACAAGACAATAATCATACGGTGTATGGgccaaaatgaaatgtaaaaagGACATAAACGCTGTGTTACTGAGGTAACCTTTAGCAGCCTCTATGTGTGCTCATCACTGGTCTCTGCAGCAACAAGGCTGAGCAATTTCTATGTGTTAGCCATTATAGAAAGTTATGGTTGTTTTGAAGAGATGTTATTTTCCCTGTTGGGGCACAGGAATGGTTTAATGGACTGGGTAGCTCTGCAGTTTTTACACTGGGTGAAAGATGAAGCATTAAGCACTGTGCAAGATCAAGCCTTTTAGGTTTAATTAAATTAGGtattttaagtgtgtgtgtgtgtgtgtgtgtgtgtgtgtgtgtgtgtgtgtgtgcgtgtgcatgtgcatgtgtgcgtacatacgtgtgtgtgtgtgtgtgtgtgtgtgtgtgtacatgtagagGGCACAGCAGTGATGCTACAGTAGACTAACTGCAATCTCCACCCCACAGCAAGACTGTTAATCTCTGTGTTGTCCTACTGACATTGTAATTACCAAACACAGTCTAAATAGAATCTGTCAGAGATATAACATGctcatgcatgcacatacacatagacacatacacacacacacacacacacacacacacacacacacacacacaattccaaTCTAGACCAAAGAACAGCCATCTGGTCACAGCAAGTGAGCATAACTGTGCCCTGATGTTATGCGGTGTCCACATTGTCCTATGGTACCAAACAAGACTAGCCAGTAATGTCATATGGGTAGTTATGCTACATGTCTATAACACACCATTTTTCACAACTTTGCTTAAGTGTTTTATCTGCTGCTAAGCCAGTGGAGGTAAGCAGAAATGTCACTGGTCAGAGCCACACAGACTTTGTGGTGACACATGGTATTCATGGTGACACATGGTATTCATGGTGATACATGGTATTCATGGTGACACATGGTGTCTGCGGTGACACACGGCCTCTTGTTGGCCAGTCTGCGTGATGCTGGGTTCCTTGGCTGATGTGGAGTGAGGATTACTTCTCAGCATTCATAGGACACACCCGCATCGTTTGCTTGCTTCTCAGAGGACAGGGGAAGAGGCGATTCTGTTAGCCAtggtaggctgtgtgtgtgtgtgtgtgtgtgtgtgtgtgtgtgtgtgtgtgtgtgtgagagagagagagcgcagagGGATTTAGCAGTGAGAGGATAATGACCCTTGGTTGGGATGCTTCCAGCTGTGGCCTCTGTCTAAAGCTCCGTGCTCCTACCGCACCACTCCTGCCCGCCGTGCTGAAACACCACCTGCAACTCCCCAGCTCCTCCTGGTCTGATGGGGCCACGTTTGCTCCGTCTCCTGCTGCGCAGCGTCAAGAGGAGAGCAGTAGACCAACATACCAGGCATGGTGTTAGCATAGAGACGTCAGAGAGATGGCACAAAGACAAGAAGCTGAGACAGTaaagactcgtccatcagagcATATGTGACACTGTGGTGTACAGTGAATGTGTGTCTGACTTCCTGTTGTTTATTGATTGACGCAATTTGTGCAATACAATGACACCTATGCTTATGCTGAATTTAGGTGATTAATTAATAGTTAAAGCTGAACTGGAGGGAAGAGAGATGGAAACAGTCTGGGTGAAACCACAACTCTAATGGAGGTGGACCCAAAGCACTCTCCACTTTTCTAGCTGtgcaatacaaataaaagtgaggatgaagatgatgaaTACGTTTCTATGAACATGCGTTTTGTAAAATCAAAAACATTATTCATCATCAGAATTGAATAATCAGCATTGTTATGCAAATTACAAATTGTACTGGCGAATCAGAGCAGCACACATGTGACCcctccctgttttatttttgcaTAATGAATAGTTGGCTTTAAATCATGTTTTCTGTTCATGCAGATATGAGTTATAAATATGTCTAACAGTTTCTGTGCACTGCTGTGGTCTTATCTATcacactcctcctcctgttGGCCTGGTTCAGTTCCTGCAGTAGGCTGGTTTACTGCCTCATACAGTATAAGGAACTCTCCATTAGTTCATTTGACCTTGTGTGTAATCCTTTAAATGTATGTTCTATGGGTATTTTCACTTACTTCAATAACATGTACCAAACAGCCTGGCCTGTCCAATCGCAGTGAGGGGAACTTTGAGAGACATATGAAGTAGGTGTGAGTGATGGAAGAAGTGAaaatgtgtgtctctgtgtgtgtgtgtgtgtgtgtgtctgtatgtgtgtcagaaagagagagagattgataaAGAATGTAATGTCTGAACTAAGAGGCCAGTCTTAGATGACTGTAGTCAAAACGAGGACAGAAAAGGGAAGCAgaacgatacacacacacacactc
Encoded here:
- the galnt18a gene encoding polypeptide N-acetylgalactosaminyltransferase 18a isoform X2 gives rise to the protein MACARRTKTLVSTCVILSGMTNIVCLLYVGWITNYVSNVHIKVPERVPERKFDEDKGDTLRIIERLDRLENVVNQHIQEKPLKDGEDVGELSVLASPLFSRWGHDLGPESRRAALQKFQYYGYNGYLSDRLSLDRTIPDLRPDGCRNISYPIDLPQVSIVFIFVNEALSVILRSVRSAMRTTPSHLLKEIVLVDDSSDSDELRENLQRFVDETNQRHPDFIKVVRHAKREGLIRARISGWRAATAPVVALFDAHVEFNVGWAEPILYRIQEDRTRIISPSFDNIKYDTFEVEEYPLSAQGFDWELWCRYLNPPRTWWTQKSHTAPIRSPALIGCFVVERKFFEEIGLLDEGMEVYGGENVELGIRVWLCGGSVEVLPCSRIAHIERAHKPYTGDLATHMRRNALRVAEVWMDEFKDHVYMAWNIPLQDSGISIGDITKRKLLRERLKCKPFHWFLQNIYSEMRTYSDTIAYGMLKNGLRPDLCVDQGPDSDNVPILYLCHGMTPQVRLFHNQSHTGEKRQPIAHSVLSTGIYSPLGD